The following coding sequences lie in one Polyangiaceae bacterium genomic window:
- the dnaJ gene encoding molecular chaperone DnaJ, with protein MRDPYEVLGLDRNASAGDVRSAFRRLAAEHHPDRNQDDPSAVERFKEVNQAYQILEDAEKRAAWDRYGEAAFRPGGAGPDHVHFDLSLDALFGDLLGAFGLRTGQRGDVKETVTLTLEEAATGCDKVVHYDCTDTCDRCSGSGGEPETEIVSCSACSGSGKVRFRQGVLPFAVERPCSRCRGRGRTPTVNCTRCRGTGLTKHKRKADIEIPPGVDSGTSRVVQQAGHRLRPEAAPGDLEVTIQVQDHPFFKRSGDDVVCEVPITFAQAALGSEIDVPTLSGKVKLRVPPATQPGNMLRVKGKGMPRRIRGGRGDQLVEVSVEVPTQLTDRARELIEQLAGELGEEVQPQQRTFLEKLKTWFG; from the coding sequence ATGCGCGACCCCTACGAGGTGCTTGGCCTGGACCGCAATGCCTCGGCAGGGGATGTTCGTAGCGCGTTTCGGCGTCTGGCCGCGGAGCATCATCCGGATCGAAATCAGGACGACCCGTCCGCGGTCGAGCGCTTCAAAGAAGTGAACCAGGCCTATCAGATCTTGGAGGATGCCGAGAAGCGGGCCGCTTGGGATCGCTACGGAGAGGCGGCCTTCCGTCCCGGTGGCGCAGGTCCGGACCACGTCCATTTCGATCTCTCGCTGGACGCGTTGTTCGGGGATCTGCTCGGCGCATTCGGGTTGCGCACGGGACAGCGCGGGGACGTGAAGGAAACGGTGACGCTCACCTTGGAGGAAGCCGCAACCGGCTGCGACAAGGTCGTGCACTACGATTGCACCGATACCTGCGATCGCTGTAGCGGTAGTGGCGGTGAGCCAGAAACCGAAATCGTCAGCTGCTCTGCCTGCAGCGGAAGCGGCAAGGTTCGGTTCCGCCAGGGTGTGTTGCCCTTCGCGGTGGAGCGCCCCTGCTCGCGCTGCAGAGGCCGCGGTCGCACCCCGACGGTCAACTGCACTCGCTGCAGAGGTACGGGCCTGACCAAGCACAAGCGCAAAGCGGACATCGAAATCCCACCCGGTGTGGACAGCGGCACCAGTCGCGTAGTTCAGCAAGCGGGACACCGCCTGCGCCCGGAAGCGGCTCCCGGCGATCTGGAGGTCACGATCCAGGTCCAGGACCATCCATTCTTCAAACGCTCTGGCGATGACGTAGTGTGCGAAGTGCCCATCACCTTCGCGCAGGCGGCGCTGGGTTCCGAGATCGACGTCCCCACGCTTTCCGGCAAGGTCAAGCTGCGTGTGCCGCCCGCTACCCAACCTGGAAACATGCTGCGGGTAAAGGGCAAGGGTATGCCCAGGCGCATTCGCGGTGGCAGGGGCGACCAACTCGTCGAGGTGAGCGTGGAGGTGCCAACGCAACTCACGGATCGAGCCCGAGAGCTGATTGAACAGCTGGCAGGCGAGCTGGGTGAGGAAGTGCAGCCCCAGCAGCGCACCTTCCTCGAGAAGCTGAAGACATGGTTCGGCTAG